Within the Maribacter sp. BPC-D8 genome, the region TACTAAAACCATCTGGCAAGTATTTTTGAAGCGAAGCATATAGTTTATCTTGAATTTCAGTATCTACTTCGATACCTTCTACATCTACTTTATAAGGAGTTGTAATTTTTACTTGGTTAGACTCACCATATGTTTTCACATTTGTTCCGCTACCAAATACAGTATTCAATTCTGATGTTATTTCAGAAGGATTTACAGGATGCTCGAAACGTACTGTGTACGAACGTCCACCAATGAAATCTACCCCTTTTTGTAATCCTGGTCCTGCTAACAATGAGAATAAACCAATTGCTATTAAAATTCCAGATATTACATAAGCAATCTTTCTTTTCGCCAAGAAATCAACATTGATTCCCTTGAAAAGGTTTTTAGTGATACCAGTAGAGAAATCTAAGCTTCTACCTTTTCCACTAATATACCAGTCGATTAATAAACGAGAAATGAATATTGCAGTAAATAAAGATGTTACAATACCGATAATTAATGTAGTTGCGAAACCTTTAATCGGACCTGATCCAAATATGAATAAGATAATTGCAGTTAAACCAGTAGTAATGTTCGCATCTAAAATAGAAGATAGCGCATTACCAAAACCGTCAGCGACAGCTTGGCTCTTGCCTTTACCTTTTGCCAATTCTTCTTTAATACGCTCAAAGATCAGTACGTTGGCATCAACCGACATACCCAGCGTTAAAACGATACCAGCAATACCAGGTAATGTTAACACCGCATTTAAACTAGTTAAGACACCGAATATTAATAAGATGTTCAACATTAAAGCAATATCAGCAAATACACCTGCTTTACCGTAATAACCAACCATCCATAAAAGAACAATTACAAAAGCGATTAAAAATGACATAAAACCACTGTCAATAGCTTCTTGACCCAATGAAGGACCAACAATTTCAGATGCAATAATTTCTGCGGAAGCAGGAAGTTTACCAGCTCTAAGTACGTTAGAAATATCTTTAGTTTCGTTTACCGTAAAGTCACCCGTAATTTCTGAACGACCACCAGAGATAGGACCAGAAGAAACCCCAGGAGCAGTATATACCTTATTATCTAAAACAATAGCAATACCAGTCTGGTTCGTGTAAGCATCACCAGTTAATTTTTCCCATTCTTTAGCACCTTTTGTGTTCATGGTCATAGAAACCGCAGGCTTGCTGAACTGATCGAAATCTGCTCTTGCATCACTTACTACATCACCACTAATTCTAGGCGTACCGTCACGATTAGATTTTAAAGCATATAAATCGATTACTTCGGTTTCTTCAGCTGATGGTCTTTCCCATACAAATTTTGTAAACTGAATATCAGCAGGTAATAACCTTCTAATTTCTGGCATTCTTAAGTAAGCACCAATAGTAGCGGTATCTTTAATAGCTGCACGAAACATTGCATTTGATCCTGGATTAGCAGGAATCAACAACTCGTATAAAGGATTTACCTGTGAAGCTAAATCTAAAGAATCAGCAGAAACATCAGATAATAAAGAATCTAATTCAGACTCTTCTTTGATTTGTTCTGGTTGCTTAACCTCAACAATCGTTTTTAATTTCTCATTCGCTTGAATAAGGAATGTACTAAAGCTAGTATTACTTTGCTTGTACGTTTCCCAAAATTCTAATTGAGCAGTACTTGATAATAAATCTTGTGCACGAGCAATATCTCTAGCACCTGGTAATTCAACTAGAATACGACCTGAGTTACCTACTCTTTGTATGTTTGGTTGTGTAACACCAAAACCATCAATACGTTCTCTTAATACCTCAAAAGCAGAAACGATAGATTCATCTATTTTTCTTATGATGATAGGCTTAACCTCATCATCAGACATTTGAAAGTTGATTTCATCACTAAGACCTTTGTTTGCAAAGATATCTGGTGAAGCCAATTTAGTCTCCCCTTTTATCTTATCGAAAGCTTCAAAGAACAAGTCGATATATGTATCATCACTATTTCTAGAAGCTACATCTGCATCAGCTAAAGCCTTGTTGAAAACTGGGCTTTTTGTGTTGTTCGCTAATCCTTTAAGGATATCCTTAATAGAGATCTGCAAAGTAACGTTGATACCACCTTTAAGGTCAAGACCTTTATTAAGTTCTTTCTTTTTAGCCTCATCGTAATTGGTATAACCAAAAACAGGATCACTACCAATAGAATCAAGATAGCTTGCTGCTGCAACTTCTCTTTTTGCTACATAACCTTCTTCTGATTCAGAAATACGGCTAACCGCGAATTTATTCGCTTCTTTTTCTACTTTACTAGTTACGAAAGTATAGGATAGCTGGTAAATACTAACTAACCCAAATAATAAAGCAAAAAGTTTTATAAGTCCCTTGTTTTGCATTTGTAATAATTTAATTTATGTTGATTATTATTTTGAATATTTTAAAAATCTAAGGCAAATAATATTTACGTATAATAAATACGTTGCTTAGAAATATTTTTGAATGGAATTAACTATTCCCATAAACATAAGGCCCTGCCCTTACTTCTGGTATTGTTCGTGAAGAGTTTTCTATTGCTATTGCAATAGTTCTATTTATTTTAAATGCTGTATCTACAATTGCATCTTGCTCAAAAACTATGGTTTCACTAAACGGCAAAACTACCGGATAAGAAAACGTTTTATTATCGTGCTTATGAGGTACAACCAGCGTTGCGTTCAAAGTAATGCCATCGTCAGCTTGCTGATGAAGATCAGAAACTACTAAATTATAGGTCTCAGGAAGTTCTTTTTTTGGAGAATCGGAAGGAGATTCTTCTTCATTCGATATTGACTGATGGTTTTCTTGAGAAAGAAACTCCTTAACACTAAGGGCATCAACATCGCTATAATAACGAATACTTAATTGTGTACCGTCATTTTCTACTATCTCAATAGCATCAACACCTAAGACTTCTAATTTCTTGGTGATAACTGCCAAAACATCATCATGAGCAGTACCTGAAGCTAATTCTACATCTGCAAATTGTAATGAAATTTGCTGATTAGAAGCTTTCTTTTGCTCTTGACTTAGCCCGAATAAGGCTAGAATAATAAATAAAGTACTTACGCACCATTTTGCATTCATGCCGCAAATATAAAAAGAAAGATTATTCTAGGTAGTATATTTTCTACAATATATATTTCTAAAGCATACCTTATTATACGAACAAAGCCTTTATAGTTAGACTATAAAGGCTTTGTTTTATGTTTAAGAGTTTATATACTACAACTCTAAAAGACCATTAGTTTTAGTTACACCAGCGGCACTTTCTTTCATTTTTGCTTTTTCAGCTTCACTTAAAGGAATATCAATAATCTTTTCGATACCATCTTTTCCTAATATTACCGGTACACCGATACAGATATCATTCAATCCGTATTCACCATCTAACATCGTTGAACATGGAAACATTTTCTTCTGATCACAAGCAATTGCCTGTACCATAGAAGATACTGCTGCACCTGGTGCATACCATGCGCTTGTACCTAATAACTTAGTTAATGTTGCACCACCAACTTTCGTATCATCAGCAACTTGTTGTAATCTATCTGCAGATAAAAATTCTGAAACACGAATACTGTTTCTAGTTGCATGAGATGTTAATGGCACCATACCAGTATCACTATGACCACCGATTACCATACCGTCGATATCAGAAATAGGAGCTTCCATAGCTTCTGCTAAACGATACTTGAAACGAGCGCTATCTAAAGCACCACCCATACCAATAATTCTATTTTTTGCAATGCCAGTAGTTTTATGTACCAAATAAGTCATCGTATCCATAGGGTTACTAACAACTATAATGATAACATTTGGAGAATGCTTTAAAAGGTTGCTTGAAACCGTTTTTACAATACCAGCATTAATACCAATTAATTCTTCTCTAGTCATTCCTGGTTTTCTTGGAATACCAGAAGTAATTACAGCAATATGGCTATCAGCAGTTTTAGCATAGTCATTTGTACTACCTGAAATCTTAGTATCAAACCCCATCAATGATGCCGTTTGCATCAAATCCATAGCTTTACCTTCTGCATAACCTTCCTTAATATCCAAAATAACCACTTCTGAAGCAAAATCTTTAATGGCAATGTATTCTGCACAACTAGCACCTACTGCACCAGCACCTACAACTGTAACTTTCATTTATTTCTATTTTATGAATTATTATATATAAAATGGAACACCCACCTTATGTTTATTGAATTTCCTCTCCAAAAATAGGTATTTATTGACAAAATATGCTATTCACCTATTGATTTAATTACCCTTGAAAGCCTTTAAAAACATCGATAAAATGCAGGTTTTGTTAAAAAAAATTGCGCTTTAACGAAGATATCGTGAATTAGTTACCATACATCGAATTAAAGTAATAACCCAATATTAGTCACGTTAAATACTGTGGATCCCAAATCCAAAATTAAATTAACCTACTTATGACTAAGAAGTTCCTCTCTTTGTTGGCGATATGCGCCATAGTGTTTCTTGCGAACTGTTCTAGGATCGAACAAAACAACGATCCTATTATCGGAATATGGTCGCAATCTGAATTAATAGTAACCGACAATTCTTCAAAACAAACTGTTCGAAAAGAATGGATTTTTAATGATGTTTTCTTAGGAAGATATCATGAAATTGACGGCTCTACAACTACCCTAAAAACAGATTTCAATTGGTCCAAACAAGACGACATTTATACAGTTGAGTATAAAGGTCTTGACGGCAAACCCAACAATATAATCACTATTAAATCTACTGATGATGGTTTTTACCTTCAGAAGAAAGATGGTGCTACATTGGCAATAAGGGAATAAACGATTTTAACAGGGCCATGGGAAAAAGGCTGTCCGGAGGGATCTGGGCAGTCTTTTTTATACCCATTGCTGTTTCAAGTTAGCAATTGAAAAGATTTTTATTACAGTTACCTACGCTTATTTAAAGCACAAAAAAAAGGTCTGACGGAATTAGAGATAATTCCGTCAGACCTTTTTAATTATTTTTAAACTTACTTTTATCTAAATCCGAAGTTGATACCAACAGTTGCCGTATTGAATTCTCCTAAGTTATATTCTGCATTCAGTCTAAAGAAACCTAATTTAAGTTTCGTACCTAAAGTACCCGTAACTCCATTAACCTTCTTCGTAATAGAAAAAGGATCCTCATATGTTTCAGAAGCAAAAGGTCCACTCGTTACTCTATATGTACCTAAAACA harbors:
- a CDS encoding malate dehydrogenase, with product MKVTVVGAGAVGASCAEYIAIKDFASEVVILDIKEGYAEGKAMDLMQTASLMGFDTKISGSTNDYAKTADSHIAVITSGIPRKPGMTREELIGINAGIVKTVSSNLLKHSPNVIIIVVSNPMDTMTYLVHKTTGIAKNRIIGMGGALDSARFKYRLAEAMEAPISDIDGMVIGGHSDTGMVPLTSHATRNSIRVSEFLSADRLQQVADDTKVGGATLTKLLGTSAWYAPGAAVSSMVQAIACDQKKMFPCSTMLDGEYGLNDICIGVPVILGKDGIEKIIDIPLSEAEKAKMKESAAGVTKTNGLLEL
- the secDF gene encoding protein translocase subunit SecDF: MQNKGLIKLFALLFGLVSIYQLSYTFVTSKVEKEANKFAVSRISESEEGYVAKREVAAASYLDSIGSDPVFGYTNYDEAKKKELNKGLDLKGGINVTLQISIKDILKGLANNTKSPVFNKALADADVASRNSDDTYIDLFFEAFDKIKGETKLASPDIFANKGLSDEINFQMSDDEVKPIIIRKIDESIVSAFEVLRERIDGFGVTQPNIQRVGNSGRILVELPGARDIARAQDLLSSTAQLEFWETYKQSNTSFSTFLIQANEKLKTIVEVKQPEQIKEESELDSLLSDVSADSLDLASQVNPLYELLIPANPGSNAMFRAAIKDTATIGAYLRMPEIRRLLPADIQFTKFVWERPSAEETEVIDLYALKSNRDGTPRISGDVVSDARADFDQFSKPAVSMTMNTKGAKEWEKLTGDAYTNQTGIAIVLDNKVYTAPGVSSGPISGGRSEITGDFTVNETKDISNVLRAGKLPASAEIIASEIVGPSLGQEAIDSGFMSFLIAFVIVLLWMVGYYGKAGVFADIALMLNILLIFGVLTSLNAVLTLPGIAGIVLTLGMSVDANVLIFERIKEELAKGKGKSQAVADGFGNALSSILDANITTGLTAIILFIFGSGPIKGFATTLIIGIVTSLFTAIFISRLLIDWYISGKGRSLDFSTGITKNLFKGINVDFLAKRKIAYVISGILIAIGLFSLLAGPGLQKGVDFIGGRSYTVRFEHPVNPSEITSELNTVFGSGTNVKTYGESNQVKITTPYKVDVEGIEVDTEIQDKLYASLQKYLPDGFSKEAFVLGGVDEEAVGILASVKVGPTIADDIQKNAFLAILGSLLVVFLYILIRFRRWQFSLGAVTAVFHDVLIVLGVFSIFGKLMPFSMEIDQAFIAAILTVIGYSLNDTVVVFDRIRETLAERGWKGGSNINYAINSTLSRTLNTSLTTLVVLLAIFIFGGESLRGFMFAMIVGVVVGTYSSVFIATPVMFDALSKKVTSGEAEVKIEE